From the Halalkalicoccus sp. CGA53 genome, one window contains:
- a CDS encoding ABC transporter ATP-binding protein, translating into MCAADLSRREKVRGLYRVARFRPALTAFIVLFSAFAAVLEGFGLTFIIPIIEAAQADPSTADDTFVQYFLRAYEFVGIPFTLGYLIAGVAVVMVTRYTSTFVVAWLRVALETYYVRDLQRRAFDSALDADVAYFDEEGSDDILNAIVTQAAQAGKVIQYFVKFFQQLLLCLMYLGIAFVLSPSLTVFTVVMLGGLTVLIRYVLEPGYTVGDRVAEANERIQENVQAGTQGIRDVKLFTMTDELYSRFSTHIDRYTEATVTLGRNEAAIDNFYNLSAAVLVFVLIYVAVVFTGLEFGALAVFLFAMYQLGPRVSMLNNYFYLFEGNLAHLIRTQEFLDELERHEEPEGGRSLSTLPMPIRFEEVSFAYEPGGPVLSDVSFEVEGDEFVAFVGQSGAGKSTVASLLARMYEPTGGRITADGVDIDEFDVVEWRSRVAVVRQDPFVFDDTVRYNVTIGNREATQAEIERACEIAHVTEFLNDLPNGYETELGDDGVRLSGGQRQRIALARALLKEADLLILDEATSDLDTGIEKRVHRAMEEMERDYAIVAIAHRLSTVRGADRIYTLEQGRIVEEGRHDELLDSGGTYAELYSMQ; encoded by the coding sequence ATGTGTGCAGCGGATCTCTCGCGCCGGGAGAAGGTTCGCGGCCTCTACCGGGTCGCGAGGTTCAGACCGGCGCTGACCGCGTTCATCGTCCTCTTCAGCGCCTTCGCCGCCGTCCTCGAGGGGTTCGGGCTGACGTTCATCATCCCGATCATCGAGGCCGCCCAGGCCGACCCCTCGACCGCCGACGACACCTTCGTCCAGTACTTCCTCCGGGCCTACGAGTTCGTCGGGATCCCGTTCACGCTGGGCTACCTCATCGCGGGCGTCGCGGTCGTGATGGTCACCCGCTACACCTCGACGTTCGTCGTCGCCTGGCTCAGAGTCGCCCTCGAGACCTACTACGTCCGCGACCTCCAGCGCCGGGCGTTCGACAGCGCACTCGACGCCGACGTCGCCTACTTCGACGAGGAGGGCTCGGACGACATCCTGAACGCCATCGTCACGCAGGCGGCCCAGGCCGGAAAGGTGATCCAGTACTTCGTGAAGTTCTTCCAGCAGCTGCTTCTCTGTCTGATGTACCTCGGCATCGCGTTCGTTCTCAGCCCGTCGCTGACCGTCTTCACCGTCGTGATGCTCGGCGGGCTCACCGTGCTCATCCGGTACGTGCTCGAACCCGGCTACACCGTCGGGGATCGGGTCGCAGAGGCGAACGAGCGCATCCAGGAGAACGTCCAGGCGGGCACGCAGGGCATCCGCGACGTGAAGCTCTTCACGATGACCGACGAGCTCTACTCGCGCTTTTCGACCCACATCGACCGCTACACCGAGGCGACGGTCACCCTCGGGCGAAACGAGGCGGCGATCGACAACTTCTACAACCTATCGGCGGCGGTGCTCGTCTTCGTGCTCATCTACGTCGCCGTCGTCTTCACCGGCCTCGAGTTCGGCGCGCTCGCGGTCTTCCTCTTCGCGATGTACCAGCTGGGTCCGCGGGTGAGCATGCTCAACAACTACTTCTACCTCTTCGAGGGAAATCTCGCACACCTGATCCGCACCCAGGAGTTCCTCGACGAGCTAGAGCGCCACGAGGAGCCCGAAGGCGGGCGGTCGCTCTCCACGCTCCCGATGCCGATCCGCTTCGAGGAGGTCTCGTTCGCCTACGAACCCGGTGGTCCCGTCCTCTCGGACGTCTCCTTCGAGGTGGAGGGCGACGAGTTCGTCGCGTTCGTCGGCCAGTCGGGGGCGGGCAAGTCGACGGTCGCCTCGCTGCTCGCACGGATGTACGAACCCACCGGCGGGCGGATCACCGCCGACGGCGTCGACATCGACGAGTTCGACGTCGTGGAGTGGCGCTCGCGGGTGGCGGTCGTCAGGCAGGACCCGTTCGTGTTCGACGACACCGTCCGGTACAACGTCACGATCGGGAACCGCGAGGCGACCCAGGCGGAGATCGAACGGGCCTGCGAGATCGCACACGTCACCGAGTTCCTGAACGATCTCCCGAACGGCTACGAGACCGAACTCGGCGACGACGGCGTCCGGCTCTCCGGCGGCCAGCGCCAGCGGATCGCCCTCGCTCGTGCGCTGCTGAAGGAAGCCGACCTCCTGATCCTCGACGAGGCGACGAGCGACCTCGACACTGGGATCGAAAAGCGAGTCCACCGCGCGATGGAGGAGATGGAGCGGGACTACGCGATCGTCGCGATCGCACACCGCCTCTCGACGGTGCGGGGT